A single window of Crassostrea angulata isolate pt1a10 chromosome 8, ASM2561291v2, whole genome shotgun sequence DNA harbors:
- the LOC128158165 gene encoding tripartite motif-containing protein 2-like: protein MVSSISSIYKQKKDEVTARGEEWHKEIEKTVKKLHQELDDMQKEHEALLKKQETEYKGILKNLDQINRRATSLQKSNDVKEMQTFIPMIEKQKTLSEFTQYSFPTFCEAYTDDNKVWMGGNTKELKLFDLQGHLHRTVSITYVGSFIYMLNKQVGYIDENKRAVKIISNSNNDVTIFTTGDWNPRGITSTASGDLLVCLYKDNQSKVVRYSSTGGVLQEIQYDSLCQPIYSSPYYITENVNGDIIVTDWKKNSVIAVNRLGILRFSYSKEENIFFASAVVHDSFGHVIIADYRGDKIHLLDRDGQFLRYIIPREGIKSPRALCIMGHGEMIVGEGWTGNAKKIKYLK, encoded by the exons ATGGTGTCTTCGATATCCTCGATTTACAAACAGAAGAAAGATGAAGTTACAGCACGGGGAGAAGAGTGGCACAAAGAGATCGAGAAGACCGTGAAGAAACTTCATCAGGAACTGGACGACATGCAAAAGGAACACGAGGCACTACTTAAGAAACAAGAGACAGAGTATAAAGGAATACTTAAAAACTTGGATCAAATAAACAGAAGAGCAACAAGTTTACAGAAATCAAACGATGTCAAAGAAATGCAGACATTCATACCAATGATTGAGAAACAAAAAACATTGTCAGAGTTCACACAGTATTCGTTTCCAACGTTCTGTGAAG CCTATACCGACGACAACAAAGTGTGGATGGGAGGAAATACCAAAGAACTGAAGCTGTTCGATCTCCAAGGACACCTTCATCGAACGGTCAGCATTACTTACGTCGGCTCGTTTATTTATATGCTCAACAAACAAGTAGGTTATATTGATGAGAACAAGAGAGCCGTGAAAATAATATCTAACTCCAACAATGACGTTACGATATTTACCACAGGGGACTGGAATCCTCGTGGCATCACAAGCACAGCGTCTGGTGACCTTCTGGTATGTCTATATAAAGATAATCAGTCCAAAGTCGTCCGATACAGCAGTACCGGTGGCGTTCTCCAGGAAATCCAGTACGACTCGCTGTGTCAACCAATATATTCAAGTCCATATTACATAACTGAGAATGTCAACGGAGACATCATTGTAACTGACTGGAAGAAAAACTCAGTCATTGCTGTCAATAGATTAGGGATATTACGATTTTCGTACTCAAAAGAGGagaatatattttttgcaaGTGCAGTCGTTCATGATTCGTTTGGTCACGTCATAATTGCAGATTATCGCGGGGACAAAATTCACCTGCTGGACAGAGACGGACAATTCCTGAGATACATCATTCCTAGAGAGGGAATTAAAAGCCCTCGTGCCTTGTGTATCATGGGACACGGCGAGATGATAGTGGGAGAGGGTTGGACtggaaatgcaaaaaaaattaagtacttGAAATAG
- the LOC128158969 gene encoding uncharacterized protein LOC128158969 — translation MTYSSDLWPMIVAAICALLWILLGVIIMIALKSEKNRKIKHMKRAAKRRKKLMEKRAKTAVPFGPGPVMYPPGMKPHEVIVMNSLPRNRPRDTPKVVPLEDDIIYDNKCSSSEIRRDDGESRRET, via the exons ATGACGTACTCCTCCGATTTATGGCCCATGATTGTGGCCGCGATATGCGCCCTGCTTTGGATATTGTTGGGGGTCATCATTATGATTGCACTGAAATCAGAAAAGAACaggaaaataaaacatatgaaaaGAGCAG CCAAAAGGAGAAAGAAGTTAATGGAAAAAAGAGCTAAAACTGCTGTTCCCTTTGGTCCAGGTCCAGTAATGTATCCGCCGGGAATGAAACCCCACGAGGTGATAGTGATGAATTCCCTGCCCAGGAATCGGCCGCGTGACACCCCGAAGGTGGTGCCCCTGGAAGATGACATTATATATGACAACAAGTGCTCAAGCAGCGAGATCCGCCGAGATGACGGCGAGAGTAGACGGGAAACGTAA
- the LOC128158965 gene encoding uncharacterized protein LOC128158965 codes for MLVFLQLLSKASEEENRGQHIVDCDLCGTPVSFYCRRCGINLCDTCLPIHMRVKSRNGHDVVDYVSKDDDDTCFCESHPKNECCAYCKTCNVSICMLCVSIKHKSHEMSELSDKIEELLKVNAKENKRLQSFKHELETILDHTTKMVSSISSIYQQKKDEVTARGKEWHKEIEKTVKKLHQELDDMQKEHETLLQKQGTEYEEIIKDLDEIDRKATSLQKSHDVKEMQTFIPLVEKHEVLTEFTQYSFPTFYECKIDAPLVQTYFVYIDKMQELKTSLTENFLKENELSKIKVLETPTVISSIDPGFPSNEKDESRLYAMAVTNSNRVWMGGHSKELKLFDLMGDLHHTVTITDEGNNLCIYKKQVVYIDRNDYAVKKVDDEDTVVTMFKTGDWNPCGITSTVFGDLLVCLHKQNQHKVVRYSSTGTVLQEIQYDSHCQPLYANPYYITENVNGDIIVSDWDKKLAIAVDRLGILRYSYAGRDSNFFPCSVDNDLSGHVFVADYIGEKIHILDRDGRFLRYILPKGGINRPDAMCILGHGEILVGECLTGIAKRIKYLE; via the coding sequence ATGTTGGTATTTTTACAGTTACTATCGAAGGCGTCTGAGGAGGAAAACCGAGGCCAACACATCGTCGATTGCGACCTGTGTGGGACACCAGTCTCGTTTTACTGCAGGCGATGTGGGATCAATCTCTGTGACACCTGTTTACCGATACATATGCGCGTGAAATCTAGAAACGGCCATGACGTCGTAGATTATGTCAGCAAAGATGATGACGACACCTGTTTTTGCGAATCCCATCCCAAAAATGAGTGTTGTGCATATTGTAAAACCTGCAATGTTTCGATTTGCATGCTGTGCGTTTCTATTAAACACAAATCGCACGAAATGTCCGAGCTGTCCGATAAAATTGAAGAACTTCTGAAAGTTAATGCGAAGGAAAATAAACGGCTACAGTCATTCAAACATGAATTAGAAACAATTTTGGACCACACGACAAAGATGGTGTCTTCGATATCCTCGATTTACCAACAGAAAAAAGATGAAGTTACAGCACGGGGAAAAGAGTGGCACAAAGAAATCGAGAAGACCGTGAAGAAACTTCACCAGGAGCTGGATGATATGCAAAAAGAACACGAGACTCTACTTCAGAAACAAGGAACAGAGTATGAAGAAATAATCAAAGACTTGGATGAAATAGACAGAAAAGCAACAAGTTTACAGAAATCACATGATGTCAAAGAAATGCAGACATTTATACCACTGGTTGAAAAACATGAAGTACTGACCGAATTCACACAGTATTCCTTTCCTACATTCTATGAGTGTAAAATAGATGCACCCCTCGTGCAAACCTATTTTGTATACATTGACAAAATGCAGGAATTGAAGACATCGCTCACAGAAAACTTTTTGAAAGAAAACGAGTTAtcgaaaataaaagttttagaGACACCAACAGTTATTTCTTCTATAGACCCCGGATTCCCTTCTAATGAAAAAGATGAAAGTCGTCTGTATGCCATGGCTGTTACCAATAGTAACAGAGTGTGGATGGGAGGACATAGCAAAGAACTTAAGTTGTTTGATCTCATGGGAGACCTTCACCACACCGTCACCATTACTGACGAAGGCAATAACTTATGTATATACAAAAAACAAGTAGTGTACATTGATAGAAACGATTATGCCGTGAAAAAGGTAGATGATGAGGACACTGTGGTTACGATGTTTAAAACAGGCGACTGGAATCCTTGTGGCATCACAAGCACCGTTTTTGGTGATCTACTGGTATGTCTCCATAAACAAAATCAGCACAAAGTCGTACGATACAGCAGTACCGGTACCGTGCTTCAGGAAATCCAGTACGACTCGCATTGTCAGCCTTTGTACGCAAACCCGTATTACATCACTGAGAATGTCAACGGGGACATCATTGTAAGTGACTGGGATAAAAAGTTGGCTATTGCTGTTGATAGATTAGGAATACTCCGATATTCTTACGCAGGGAGAGATAGTAACTTTTTCCCCTGTTCAGTTGATAATGATCTTTCCGGCCATGTCTTTGTTGCAGATTATATTGGCGAAAAAATTCACATTCTCGACAGAGACGGGCGATTTCTGAGATACATCCTTCCTAAAGGAGGAATAAATAGACCAGATGCGATGTGTATTCTTGGTCATGGTGAGATACTTGTGGGAGAATGTCTGACCGGGATCGCTAAAAGAATCAAATATTTAGAAtag